In Anaerolineae bacterium, the sequence CACGGCGCGCCGCAGGGCGTCGAAGAACAGGGCGGCTTTGGCGTAGACCATGCTCTCGTACAGACGCTGGCTGACGAACTGGTCCGCCGGCTGTGCCAGCACCTTGTCCTGGCCCTGGGAGCGCGCGTAGGCATACGGCCCCTCCCAGCGCAGTGTGCGCAGGCGCTCCGCCTCCTCCCTCCCGAACACCCGGGCATAATACGTGTAGGAGGAGTATTCCGCCAGCCCCTCATCGAGCCAGGCGCAGTTATATGGGTCGTTCCCCACCTGGGCATACCACCATTGATGCGCCACCTCGTGTATGGTCAGATAGCGCAGTTCATCGCGATGGGAGCGGTAGGTGTCCATGCCCAGCAGGTTGAGGCCGGAGAATTCCATGCCGTGGAAGGTCAGCGGAGCCTCTGCCACGGTCATAACAGTGAAGGGGTAAGGGCCGTAAGCGTCGGAGTAGACGCAGAGCGCGGAGGCGGCATAGTCGAGGGCGGCCTGGCCGGCGGCGCGGTCCTCGGGCAGAAAAAAGGAATGGATGCGGGCGCCGCAGGCCTCGCGCACCAGCTCCTGATAGCGGGCATGCCCCAGGATGACGAAGTCCCGCACCGGGCCGGCGCGCCAGTGTACCTGCTTCACGCCGCCCTCCTGCAACTGCTCCTCCACCTGCATCCCCGTGCCGGCCAGCGTGAGGGAGGTCGGCAGGGTGAGCCAGACGTCGTAGAAGGCGGCCTCGCTGAAGCTGGCATCGGCGAAGGCCGGCGGGATATCCAAGTGCCAGCCCTGGCCGTTGTGCACCGCCAGCGTGGGGTAAAAGTAGGGCAGGCTGAGGAAGCCGGCGCTCTCGCCGAACAGCACCCACCCCTCGTCCACGGCCGGCCACGACAGCGTGAAGGCCGCGTCCAGCTCCGCCCACTGCCCCGGCTGGATGGGGGGTGTGCAGGGGATCTTCAGCGCGGTGTCGGCGCGGTCGTACTCGAAGGGGAGGGGACTGCCGGCGGACCAAACGCCGGAGATGCGCAGTGTCCCACCGTACTGGGGCAGGTTGGGATAGAGGCGCAGATACAGCTCATAGATCGGGTTTTGCTCGCGGTTGGTGAAGCGCAGGTGCATTTTGCCCTGCAGGGTGCGCTCGGCCGTGTTCAGGGTGGCGGTGATGGTGTAGCGGGGCAGTCCTTCCCAGTAGCGCACCTCCTCGGGCTCCCATGTGCTCAGCAAGGGGCGGTAGGGTTCCAGCGCGGAGGGGGGAGCGGCCGACTGTGCCGGCCGACAGCCGGCCAGGAGCACGGCTGTCCCCATCAGCGCGATAAAAATGACGCCGATGGCCAGCAAGCCGTAGATGCCTCTGCGCGTGACGTGCCCGCCAGATCGTTCCATGATGACACCCGTTGATGCCAGGAGTGTGCGGCTGTTCCCATTATAGCACAGCCGGCGGCCGGCGGCAGTGCCGGCGCATGCCCTTAAACTTAATTTGTCGGCATATAGCGGGTGGTGTTATAATGGCACCGGCTCAAATGCCGTAATCCGAGACAGGGCGAGGGGCGAGATGAAGCTGACGTTGGAACAAGTCGAGCATATCGCAGAGCTGGCCAAGTTGGGTCTGACGGACGAGGAAAAGGAAGGGTAC encodes:
- a CDS encoding M1 family metallopeptidase → MERSGGHVTRRGIYGLLAIGVIFIALMGTAVLLAGCRPAQSAAPPSALEPYRPLLSTWEPEEVRYWEGLPRYTITATLNTAERTLQGKMHLRFTNREQNPIYELYLRLYPNLPQYGGTLRISGVWSAGSPLPFEYDRADTALKIPCTPPIQPGQWAELDAAFTLSWPAVDEGWVLFGESAGFLSLPYFYPTLAVHNGQGWHLDIPPAFADASFSEAAFYDVWLTLPTSLTLAGTGMQVEEQLQEGGVKQVHWRAGPVRDFVILGHARYQELVREACGARIHSFFLPEDRAAGQAALDYAASALCVYSDAYGPYPFTVMTVAEAPLTFHGMEFSGLNLLGMDTYRSHRDELRYLTIHEVAHQWWYAQVGNDPYNCAWLDEGLAEYSSYTYYARVFGREEAERLRTLRWEGPYAYARSQGQDKVLAQPADQFVSQRLYESMVYAKAALFFDALRRAVGDDMYYAILQAYVRQYRFRIAAPADFFQVAGEVSRRDLTPLIQQWVLTAEGAAP